A genomic stretch from Deinococcus cellulosilyticus NBRC 106333 = KACC 11606 includes:
- a CDS encoding glycoside hydrolase family 71/99-like protein: MQILHRLFWTPAVLLLLGAPVSAQATPVAVTKTETTPVFAHLMPWFESREFSGAWGQHWTMNTQNPDDLLEDRQQIAAHHYPLTGPYASGDPDLIEYQLLLMKLSGIDGVMIDWPGTTVLYDYPRNRANAEALIGQLGRFGLKYAMVYEDQNVRIAFERGVVTDPLAQVRKDLLFLQQNHFSDPQYFQVQGHPLLMVFGPQTVQKPSDWADLLENLNPQPCLVSLWYEVQEISADCRGEHAWVYQDARPHLEHLKSFYAQRQNFGVKMGSAYPGFHDFYQEGGWGEGYFHIPVGLDTFRQTLDLALRSKVDVVQLVTWNDHGEGTAIEPTREFGFQFLTHLQERLGVSGLGEQDLKLVLELYQQRKKHAGSPEQQKRLDQVSGWMSVLKMNEAAALLRAQ, from the coding sequence ATGCAGATCCTGCACAGACTTTTTTGGACGCCTGCAGTCCTGTTGTTGCTGGGTGCGCCGGTTTCAGCTCAGGCCACACCTGTTGCAGTCACCAAAACGGAAACCACACCTGTTTTCGCACACCTGATGCCCTGGTTTGAGAGCAGGGAGTTTTCTGGTGCCTGGGGCCAGCACTGGACCATGAACACCCAGAATCCAGATGATCTGCTGGAGGACAGGCAGCAGATTGCGGCCCACCACTACCCTCTGACGGGGCCTTATGCGTCTGGTGATCCCGACCTGATCGAGTATCAACTGCTTCTGATGAAACTGTCGGGCATTGACGGGGTGATGATCGACTGGCCCGGAACCACCGTCCTGTACGACTACCCCAGAAACCGTGCAAATGCAGAAGCCCTGATCGGGCAACTGGGACGTTTTGGCCTGAAGTATGCCATGGTCTATGAGGACCAGAACGTCAGGATTGCTTTCGAGCGGGGTGTGGTGACTGACCCTCTGGCACAGGTGAGAAAGGACCTGTTGTTCCTGCAGCAGAACCATTTTTCTGACCCCCAGTATTTTCAGGTGCAAGGGCACCCCCTTTTGATGGTGTTTGGACCACAGACGGTTCAGAAGCCTTCAGACTGGGCTGATTTGCTGGAAAATTTGAATCCACAGCCCTGTCTGGTTTCCCTCTGGTATGAGGTGCAGGAGATTTCAGCAGACTGTAGAGGGGAGCACGCGTGGGTTTATCAGGATGCTCGCCCGCATCTGGAACACCTGAAATCCTTTTATGCACAGCGCCAGAATTTCGGGGTCAAGATGGGTTCGGCCTATCCAGGTTTCCATGATTTTTATCAGGAAGGGGGATGGGGTGAGGGATATTTCCACATTCCAGTGGGACTGGACACCTTCAGGCAGACGCTGGATCTGGCCCTGCGTTCAAAAGTGGACGTGGTGCAACTGGTCACCTGGAACGACCATGGGGAGGGAACCGCAATCGAGCCCACCCGCGAATTCGGATTTCAGTTCCTCACCCACCTGCAAGAGCGCCTCGGGGTTTCAGGTCTGGGAGAACAGGACCTGAAGCTTGTGCTGGAACTGTACCAGCAGCGCAAGAAACATGCAGGAAGTCCAGAGCAGCAGAAACGCCTGGATCAGGTGTCCGGTTGGATGTCGGTATTGAAGATGAATGAAGCTGCTGCACTGTTGAGGGCGCAGTAA
- a CDS encoding ABC transporter ATP-binding protein: MKLSAGPEPLTQAPPALEVVNLTKAFAVGKSGRSIVAVNNVSFTIHRGEVLGLVGESGSGKSTIARLISQLYTPSSGSIQISGQPVPQHMKGPALARFRKQVQMIFQDPYASLNPQQPISYILSRPFQIHRLAKGRQVQQQVHQLLNRVGLFPGASYAPKRPHELSGGQRQRVSIARALAVQPSVILADEPTSALDVSIRLDIMNLLLDLRDQEGLAMLFITHDLAGARYMSDRIAVMYAGHLVEMGPADEVIQRPRHPYTQLLKQAAPDPDAHLKQGPVEARGEIPDLKNLPPGCPFAPRCPHARPACSEHLPQMYTVGSGHQVRCILHDPVLKG; encoded by the coding sequence GTGAAGCTCTCCGCAGGCCCTGAGCCTTTGACACAGGCCCCTCCAGCCCTGGAAGTCGTGAACCTCACCAAAGCATTTGCAGTGGGGAAATCGGGACGGTCCATTGTTGCAGTGAACAACGTCAGTTTCACCATCCACAGGGGAGAGGTGCTGGGCCTGGTGGGAGAATCAGGAAGCGGCAAGAGCACCATTGCCCGCCTGATCTCACAGCTGTACACCCCCAGCAGTGGCAGCATTCAGATTTCTGGGCAGCCTGTGCCACAACACATGAAAGGCCCTGCTCTGGCCCGCTTTCGCAAGCAGGTGCAGATGATCTTTCAGGACCCCTATGCCAGCCTGAACCCCCAGCAGCCCATCTCCTACATTCTGTCCAGACCCTTCCAGATCCACCGCCTGGCGAAAGGAAGACAGGTCCAGCAGCAGGTTCACCAGCTGTTGAATCGTGTTGGACTGTTTCCTGGAGCAAGTTATGCCCCCAAACGCCCACATGAACTTTCAGGAGGTCAACGTCAGAGGGTGAGCATTGCCCGGGCCCTTGCCGTTCAGCCCTCGGTGATCCTGGCCGATGAACCCACCAGTGCCCTCGATGTCTCAATCCGACTGGACATCATGAACCTCTTGCTGGATTTGCGGGATCAGGAAGGTCTGGCGATGCTGTTCATCACGCACGATCTGGCTGGAGCAAGGTACATGAGTGACCGCATCGCGGTGATGTACGCTGGGCACCTTGTGGAGATGGGACCTGCAGATGAGGTGATCCAGCGTCCCAGGCACCCTTACACCCAGCTCCTGAAACAGGCCGCACCCGATCCAGACGCTCACCTGAAACAGGGGCCTGTGGAGGCCAGAGGCGAAATCCCCGACCTGAAAAACCTTCCTCCAGGCTGTCCTTTTGCTCCACGCTGTCCCCACGCAAGACCCGCCTGCAGTGAGCACTTGCCCCAGATGTACACGGTGGGTTCTGGACATCAGGTCAGATGCATCCTGCATGATCCGGTGCTGAAAGGTTGA
- a CDS encoding dipeptide/oligopeptide/nickel ABC transporter permease/ATP-binding protein, translating into MNQDLFRQPRAIAGLVLLGILVLMGLFAPLLTEFNPNRGDLPFWLPPSKEHLLGTTALGQDIFSQMLYGARLTLLVGFVAGITTTLIAVTLGLTAAYFGGWVDDLINTLTNVFLVLPGLPLLIVASTFMQGGGLYSIILVISFTGWAFGARVIRSQALALRNRDFIHASSVIGESPWRIIFFEMMPNMTGLIAANFFGAALYAVLSEAALSFIGLGDVGLVTWGTMLFWAGAKGALLQGAWWWIAAPGLCISLVGTSFALLNFTIDQLQNPRLMVKPSRRRKAVQRQNTASPLPGVLLDIRDLNAGYRTQKGQVRAVRDVSLTVKPGEFVGLAGESGCGKSTLAFAATRLLEAPGEVFSGKSLLNGQDLLSLPENILRQTRWRDYSVVFQASMNVLNPIIKVREQVYDAMLFHGVTDKKRLDSRAKELFRLVGIRPEFLDSFPHQLSGGMKQRVVIAIALALEPKLIVMDEPTTALDVVVQRSILQEIDQVRRKLGISIVFITHDLSLLVEMADRICIMYAGEIVEEAPAQQLYQHPQHPYTQKLMHAFPPLTGPKERREGIPGRPPALNRELKGCPFFERCPVRMAGTCDTHKPQRTETLSDHAVSCFLHPRNSKEVTREALRRP; encoded by the coding sequence ATGAATCAGGACCTGTTCAGGCAACCCCGTGCGATTGCAGGACTGGTGCTGCTGGGCATTCTCGTCCTCATGGGGTTGTTTGCCCCCCTGCTCACTGAATTCAATCCCAACAGAGGAGACCTGCCGTTCTGGCTTCCTCCATCGAAAGAGCACCTGCTGGGCACCACTGCACTGGGACAGGACATCTTCTCCCAGATGCTTTACGGGGCCAGACTGACCCTGTTGGTGGGTTTTGTGGCTGGAATCACCACCACCCTGATAGCGGTCACCCTTGGACTCACGGCAGCCTACTTTGGAGGCTGGGTGGATGACCTCATCAACACCCTGACCAACGTGTTTCTGGTGCTTCCCGGACTTCCCCTGCTGATTGTGGCCAGCACCTTCATGCAAGGGGGAGGGCTTTACTCCATCATTCTGGTGATCTCCTTTACCGGCTGGGCGTTTGGGGCACGGGTGATCCGTTCACAGGCCCTGGCCCTCAGGAACCGGGATTTCATCCATGCGTCCAGTGTGATCGGGGAAAGCCCCTGGCGCATCATCTTCTTTGAAATGATGCCCAACATGACTGGCCTGATCGCCGCCAACTTTTTTGGTGCAGCCCTTTATGCTGTGCTCAGCGAGGCCGCCCTGTCTTTCATCGGCCTGGGAGATGTGGGCCTGGTCACCTGGGGCACCATGCTGTTCTGGGCCGGAGCCAAGGGAGCACTCTTGCAAGGAGCCTGGTGGTGGATTGCTGCCCCAGGCCTTTGCATTTCTCTGGTCGGCACCAGTTTCGCTTTGCTGAATTTCACCATCGACCAGCTTCAGAACCCAAGATTGATGGTCAAACCTTCTCGCCGCAGAAAAGCGGTGCAACGGCAAAACACTGCGTCTCCATTGCCTGGGGTTCTGCTGGACATCCGGGACCTGAATGCCGGATACCGGACCCAGAAAGGCCAGGTGCGGGCCGTGCGAGATGTGAGCCTGACCGTGAAACCCGGAGAATTTGTAGGTCTCGCAGGAGAATCGGGCTGTGGGAAATCCACCCTGGCATTTGCGGCCACCAGACTTCTCGAAGCCCCTGGTGAGGTCTTTTCCGGCAAGTCCCTCTTGAATGGCCAGGACCTGCTTTCCCTGCCCGAAAACATCCTCAGACAGACCCGCTGGAGGGATTACTCTGTGGTCTTTCAGGCCTCCATGAACGTGCTCAATCCCATCATCAAGGTGCGCGAACAGGTCTACGACGCCATGCTGTTTCACGGGGTTACCGATAAAAAGCGCCTGGACAGCAGAGCGAAAGAACTTTTCAGGCTGGTGGGCATCCGGCCCGAGTTTCTGGACAGCTTTCCCCACCAGCTTTCCGGGGGCATGAAACAGCGGGTGGTGATTGCCATTGCCCTCGCACTGGAACCGAAACTCATCGTGATGGATGAACCCACCACGGCACTTGATGTGGTGGTCCAGCGATCCATCCTGCAGGAAATTGATCAGGTGAGGCGCAAACTGGGGATCTCCATTGTGTTCATCACGCATGACCTCTCCCTTCTTGTGGAGATGGCTGACCGCATCTGCATCATGTACGCCGGAGAGATCGTGGAGGAGGCCCCTGCCCAGCAGCTTTACCAGCACCCCCAGCACCCTTACACCCAGAAACTCATGCATGCTTTTCCACCCCTGACCGGGCCAAAAGAACGCAGAGAGGGCATTCCTGGCAGACCCCCTGCCCTGAATCGGGAACTGAAAGGCTGTCCCTTTTTTGAACGCTGTCCGGTTCGCATGGCAGGCACCTGTGACACCCACAAACCCCAGCGCACTGAAACCCTTTCAGACCATGCAGTGTCCTGCTTTTTGCACCCGCGGAACAGCAAGGAGGTGACCCGTGAAGCTCTCCGCAGGCCCTGA
- a CDS encoding ABC transporter permease: MPYLLRKFLFLLFTLWVAVTLNFILPRLVPGDPIGAMLAKYQGRFTLDSIDALRVAYGLDDKSTPIQQYLTYLWKLLHGDLGRSISLYPTPVSEVLATIAPYTIGLVGFSTVMAFLIGSAMGVYSAWRMGDLIADNLPMLALFLNSMPYFWLALLLLFFLAYKFSFFPLSGALDPFPGAAFSLGWWKSLLWHGALPALTIVVTSAGGWLLTMRNNVISVMSEDYVAFARAKGLPNGRILGRYVLRNALIPSFTGFGMALGFVVGGSVLVEVVFSYPGLGLYLNNAVYALDYPLMQAIFLMIAAAVLIANFVVDLLYSVLDPRVRDGGAA; the protein is encoded by the coding sequence ATGCCCTACCTGCTCCGCAAATTTCTGTTTCTGCTGTTCACCCTGTGGGTGGCCGTGACCCTGAATTTCATCCTGCCCAGACTGGTGCCGGGAGATCCCATCGGGGCCATGCTGGCGAAATACCAGGGCCGCTTTACCCTGGATTCCATTGACGCTTTGAGGGTTGCTTACGGTCTGGACGACAAAAGCACCCCCATCCAGCAGTACCTGACCTACCTGTGGAAACTGCTGCACGGAGACCTGGGCCGCTCGATCAGCCTGTACCCCACCCCCGTTTCAGAGGTGCTGGCCACCATCGCCCCTTACACCATCGGTCTGGTGGGCTTTTCCACCGTGATGGCCTTCCTGATCGGCAGTGCAATGGGTGTGTACAGTGCGTGGCGCATGGGAGACCTGATTGCAGACAACCTGCCGATGCTGGCCCTTTTTCTGAACAGCATGCCCTATTTCTGGCTGGCCCTGCTTCTGCTGTTCTTTCTGGCATACAAATTCAGCTTTTTCCCACTCAGCGGGGCACTCGACCCCTTTCCCGGTGCTGCTTTCAGTCTGGGGTGGTGGAAATCCCTGTTGTGGCACGGAGCACTCCCTGCCCTGACCATTGTGGTGACCTCTGCCGGAGGGTGGCTTCTCACCATGCGCAACAACGTGATCAGCGTGATGTCCGAGGATTACGTGGCTTTTGCCAGAGCAAAAGGACTCCCCAATGGCAGGATTCTGGGCCGCTATGTGCTCAGAAACGCCCTGATTCCCAGCTTCACGGGGTTTGGGATGGCCCTGGGTTTCGTGGTGGGTGGGTCGGTGCTTGTCGAGGTTGTTTTCTCCTATCCTGGTCTTGGTCTGTACCTCAACAATGCGGTTTACGCGCTGGACTATCCCCTGATGCAGGCCATCTTCCTGATGATTGCGGCCGCTGTGCTGATCGCCAACTTTGTCGTTGACCTGCTCTACAGCGTGCTTGACCCACGGGTGCGGGATGGGGGAGCGGCATGA
- a CDS encoding ABC transporter substrate-binding protein: MKRTAVLSTLALLTAALTVTTAQAAEPQHPFTVVRTLQWGSFNLNPFTPNDQHLPPTLSAIYETLFFVNNLNGKVTNVLGTKYRWSKDNLTLTVNTRDGVKWNDGKAFSANDVEFTFNYLKKHNLSSIWSSGLTSVTATNDNTVVFKFKEPNAPIFPFIATQAIVPEHIWSKVQNPTQETNQKAVGTGPFIFDSYSQQALRVLKNPNYWMKDKPYIDAIVWLPTNGNDAALLKMLKAEGDFSYIGLTDPRAQYASKGKNNTYWWPVNSTNFLYFNNAKAPFSDVAFRRAIAQGINTDEAALKAYAGVLKGADVSAVIPAQKKVWFPTTPGDLDLKFDPAAADRALTAAGYKKDSNGRRLGKDGKPLPTFRILVGAGWTDYITLAQVVSDNLEVLGINSTVDQQAFSGYITEFQTGTYDMGVSWSWGTGPSPYYLFYQSFHPNNTAPVGQTSPSNLTRYTNPVVTKALDEFRATSNAAAQKKALATAVTQVMKDLPWLPLTDRSQFGIFNTTRFTNFPSDKNPYYDGNVDDQAGTRLLFLNVKPR; the protein is encoded by the coding sequence ATGAAAAGAACTGCTGTCCTGTCCACCCTGGCCCTGCTCACCGCAGCCCTCACTGTCACCACCGCCCAGGCTGCCGAGCCCCAGCACCCCTTCACGGTGGTGCGCACCCTGCAGTGGGGGTCTTTCAACCTCAACCCCTTCACCCCCAATGACCAGCACCTGCCACCGACCCTCTCTGCCATTTACGAGACCCTGTTCTTTGTGAACAACCTCAATGGCAAGGTCACCAACGTGCTGGGCACCAAATACAGGTGGTCTAAAGACAACCTGACCCTCACCGTGAACACCCGGGATGGAGTCAAGTGGAACGATGGCAAGGCATTTTCTGCAAATGACGTGGAATTCACCTTCAATTACCTCAAAAAACACAACCTGTCCAGCATCTGGAGCAGTGGCCTCACCAGTGTGACCGCCACCAATGACAACACCGTGGTGTTCAAATTCAAAGAACCCAACGCCCCCATCTTCCCGTTCATTGCCACCCAGGCCATCGTGCCAGAGCACATCTGGAGCAAGGTCCAGAACCCCACCCAGGAAACCAATCAGAAAGCCGTGGGCACCGGACCCTTCATCTTTGACAGCTACAGCCAGCAGGCCCTCAGGGTCCTGAAGAATCCCAACTACTGGATGAAAGACAAGCCTTACATTGACGCCATTGTCTGGCTTCCCACCAACGGAAACGATGCCGCCCTCCTCAAGATGCTCAAAGCCGAAGGGGACTTCTCCTACATCGGTCTGACCGATCCCAGAGCCCAGTACGCCAGCAAGGGCAAGAACAACACCTACTGGTGGCCGGTGAACAGCACCAACTTCCTGTACTTCAACAACGCCAAAGCACCCTTCAGTGACGTTGCCTTCAGAAGGGCCATTGCCCAGGGCATCAACACCGATGAGGCCGCCCTCAAGGCTTACGCAGGGGTCCTGAAGGGTGCAGATGTGAGTGCAGTGATTCCCGCCCAGAAGAAGGTGTGGTTCCCCACTACTCCGGGTGACCTGGACCTGAAATTTGATCCTGCAGCAGCAGACAGAGCACTCACTGCCGCTGGTTATAAAAAAGACAGCAATGGCCGGCGACTGGGCAAGGACGGCAAACCCCTCCCCACCTTCAGAATCCTGGTGGGTGCAGGCTGGACCGATTACATCACCCTCGCCCAGGTGGTCAGCGACAACCTCGAAGTCCTCGGGATCAACAGCACCGTGGACCAGCAGGCCTTCAGCGGGTACATCACGGAGTTCCAGACGGGCACGTACGACATGGGCGTGTCCTGGAGCTGGGGCACCGGACCCAGCCCCTACTACCTGTTCTACCAGTCCTTCCACCCCAACAACACTGCACCTGTGGGCCAGACCTCTCCCAGCAACCTGACCCGCTACACCAACCCGGTGGTCACAAAAGCGCTGGATGAGTTCCGTGCCACCAGCAATGCTGCTGCACAGAAGAAAGCCCTGGCAACCGCAGTCACCCAGGTGATGAAAGACCTGCCCTGGCTGCCCCTCACCGACAGAAGCCAGTTCGGGATCTTCAACACCACCCGTTTCACCAATTTCCCCAGCGACAAAAACCCCTATTACGATGGCAACGTCGATGATCAGGCCGGAACCAGACTCCTGTTCCTCAACGTCAAACCCCGCTGA
- a CDS encoding glycoside hydrolase family 31 protein gives MKSVRLSNSEVFMFKHIEAQEERVRLSGMHARAEISHPLPGVWRYRVRPRGYLQGEALPEKDSLAVSHRLDLPFETGVESWFCSAEGGGLQIRPDGSLQLFHRGLEVASLERISGEFQPAVPINRHRSTLILQAPAGEAYLGFGEKVGPLNKRGMKFTFWNTDVQPHHPDTDPLYQSIPFFMGFRAGKVWAFFLDESARSVVDVAKDHPERICWTAESPELDMYFFVGDTPADLIRSYTLLTGRTPLPPLWSLGLHQSRYSYETQEEVRNVIESYRAHQIPLDAVHLDIHHMDAYRVFTFDRHRFPDPKTLSDRAADHGVKLITIMDPGIKKTPDDPIYAEAAAQDFLVKTDRGDVFVGEVWPDPAVFPDFTRSEVRTWWGEKHSSMLDSGIAGFWNDMNEPSCFSCHSAFDPALRFGNTLPDDVRHGTMRHLEAHNLYALGMCKATFEGLKILQPEKRPFIVTRAGFSGIQRYSAVWTGDNSAHWEHMEMNLQLLLSLGLSGIPFVGSDLGGFLGHSSGELVTRWTWLGAFFPFMRNHSAIGTDPQEPWAFPEHLPFIREAIQFRYRLLPYLYTLMKEAEETGLPPMRAMSLHHPGLKNHLCDQFLFGENLLVAPILRPDHTHRSAHFPSEGWMAFDRAEALQMSEGYGLVSAGLEGIPVFLKPGGIVPLTEPGLHTSTAMWDRLEWHVHVGAEGQFTLYEDAGEGYGPGQHTTVKIEHVGQKIRIVREGRARSVERLKIYGHGSRLPYLVDASAAEIWLDVDLPDPPEAVIELVQ, from the coding sequence GTGAAATCTGTTCGCCTGTCAAACAGCGAGGTTTTCATGTTCAAGCACATTGAAGCCCAGGAAGAGCGGGTTCGGCTGTCCGGGATGCATGCCAGGGCTGAAATCAGCCATCCGCTGCCAGGGGTGTGGCGTTACCGGGTCCGGCCCAGAGGTTACTTGCAAGGCGAAGCCCTCCCTGAAAAAGACAGCCTTGCGGTCTCTCACCGTCTGGACCTGCCCTTCGAAACCGGGGTTGAATCCTGGTTCTGTTCAGCAGAGGGAGGTGGGTTGCAGATCCGTCCCGATGGAAGCCTTCAGTTGTTCCATCGAGGTCTGGAGGTGGCTTCTCTGGAAAGGATTTCCGGGGAATTCCAGCCTGCAGTTCCCATCAACCGCCACCGCAGCACCCTGATTTTGCAGGCCCCTGCTGGAGAAGCCTACCTGGGTTTTGGAGAGAAAGTCGGTCCCCTGAACAAGCGGGGAATGAAATTCACCTTCTGGAACACCGACGTGCAACCCCACCATCCGGACACCGACCCCCTGTACCAGTCGATTCCCTTTTTCATGGGATTTCGAGCAGGGAAGGTGTGGGCTTTCTTTCTGGATGAAAGTGCTCGCTCTGTGGTGGATGTGGCAAAAGACCACCCTGAGCGCATCTGCTGGACAGCAGAAAGCCCAGAGCTGGACATGTATTTCTTTGTGGGTGATACGCCTGCAGACCTGATCCGGTCCTACACCCTGCTCACGGGCCGCACCCCTTTGCCTCCTCTGTGGTCCCTGGGGCTTCATCAGTCCAGATACAGCTATGAAACCCAGGAAGAGGTCAGGAACGTCATTGAGAGCTACCGCGCCCATCAGATTCCGCTGGATGCCGTGCATCTGGACATCCACCACATGGATGCCTACAGGGTGTTCACTTTTGATCGGCACCGTTTTCCTGATCCAAAAACCCTGTCGGACCGGGCAGCAGACCACGGGGTGAAACTCATCACCATCATGGATCCGGGCATCAAGAAAACCCCTGATGACCCCATCTATGCAGAGGCCGCTGCCCAGGATTTTCTGGTCAAAACCGACCGGGGAGATGTGTTTGTTGGGGAGGTCTGGCCAGATCCTGCCGTCTTCCCGGACTTTACCCGCAGTGAAGTGCGAACCTGGTGGGGCGAGAAGCATTCCAGCATGCTGGACAGTGGCATTGCGGGATTCTGGAACGACATGAACGAACCCAGCTGTTTCTCCTGCCATTCGGCCTTTGATCCTGCCTTGAGGTTCGGAAACACGCTGCCAGACGATGTGAGACATGGGACCATGCGCCATCTGGAGGCCCACAACCTTTACGCTCTGGGCATGTGCAAGGCCACCTTTGAGGGGCTGAAGATCCTGCAGCCAGAAAAGCGGCCTTTCATTGTGACCCGGGCAGGTTTCTCGGGCATCCAGCGTTATTCTGCAGTCTGGACCGGAGACAACTCTGCCCACTGGGAGCACATGGAAATGAATCTGCAACTTCTGCTCTCACTGGGTCTTTCTGGGATTCCCTTTGTGGGCAGTGATCTGGGAGGTTTTCTGGGCCATTCCAGTGGAGAACTGGTCACGCGCTGGACCTGGCTTGGGGCGTTTTTCCCGTTCATGCGCAACCACAGTGCCATCGGGACGGACCCTCAGGAACCCTGGGCTTTTCCAGAGCATCTGCCGTTCATCCGGGAGGCCATCCAGTTCCGGTACCGTCTGCTTCCCTACCTCTACACCCTGATGAAAGAAGCTGAAGAGACCGGCCTTCCTCCCATGCGGGCCATGAGCCTGCACCATCCCGGCCTGAAAAACCACCTGTGTGACCAGTTCCTGTTTGGGGAAAACCTGCTGGTGGCTCCGATCCTCAGGCCTGACCACACCCACAGAAGCGCACATTTCCCCTCTGAAGGCTGGATGGCTTTTGACCGGGCTGAAGCCCTGCAGATGTCAGAAGGCTACGGTCTGGTTTCTGCAGGGCTGGAAGGCATTCCAGTGTTCCTGAAACCCGGAGGCATTGTGCCCCTCACCGAACCTGGATTGCACACCTCCACTGCCATGTGGGACAGGCTGGAATGGCATGTGCATGTGGGTGCAGAAGGCCAGTTCACCCTGTATGAGGACGCTGGAGAAGGTTATGGTCCTGGGCAGCACACCACCGTCAAAATTGAACATGTTGGACAGAAAATTCGCATTGTCAGAGAGGGGAGAGCACGTTCTGTGGAGCGCCTGAAGATTTACGGGCATGGCTCCCGGCTTCCTTATCTGGTGGATGCTTCTGCTGCAGAGATCTGGCTGGATGTTGATCTTCCAGACCCTCCTGAGGCTGTCATCGAACTGGTGCAATGA
- a CDS encoding LacI family DNA-binding transcriptional regulator yields MARATLKQVAAEAGVSHQTVSAVVNNLPGVKASTREHVLAVMERMNYQPNHAARALRSSRSNHIGYVLFGPATAAFSDPYMSIVMSSVIDTIRLHGYEVMPYFLNSDRDPDLRSFRALFDQGRLDGAILMASNFPDRVLEHLHSWDYPMVAMDRYIPDLPFPAVWARHREGFQDAVRHLARQQRKNLAFVGGQPLSPACTHDSAAERFEGYKLGLAQAGLPYREELVIHSDWTFDGGRNAFRELLESGQQMDGVLAANDRMAVGVVREALDAGYHVPDQLAVIGFDDFEFSRYIQPELTTVHFPVEQMAVKATELLLSLMEKKATLKKFAVPVHLVVRRSG; encoded by the coding sequence ATGGCCCGTGCCACCCTCAAACAAGTCGCTGCAGAAGCCGGGGTTTCCCACCAGACGGTTTCGGCAGTGGTCAACAACCTGCCTGGTGTGAAAGCCTCCACCCGTGAACATGTGCTTGCCGTGATGGAGCGCATGAACTACCAGCCGAACCACGCTGCACGTGCACTGCGCAGCAGCCGCTCCAATCACATTGGTTATGTGCTTTTTGGTCCCGCCACAGCAGCTTTTTCTGATCCCTACATGAGCATCGTGATGTCCAGCGTGATCGACACCATCAGGTTGCACGGATACGAAGTGATGCCCTACTTCCTGAACAGCGACCGGGACCCGGACCTGCGCAGTTTCCGTGCGCTCTTTGATCAGGGGCGTCTGGATGGAGCCATCCTGATGGCCTCCAATTTTCCCGACCGTGTTTTAGAGCACCTCCACAGCTGGGATTACCCGATGGTCGCCATGGACCGTTACATCCCCGATTTGCCTTTTCCAGCGGTCTGGGCGAGGCACCGGGAAGGATTTCAGGACGCTGTGCGCCATCTGGCCAGACAACAGCGCAAAAACCTTGCTTTTGTGGGAGGGCAGCCTCTTTCACCAGCCTGCACCCATGATTCCGCAGCAGAGCGCTTTGAGGGGTACAAACTGGGACTGGCCCAGGCCGGATTGCCTTACCGGGAAGAACTGGTGATCCATTCCGACTGGACATTTGATGGGGGCCGCAATGCGTTCAGAGAGCTGCTGGAGTCCGGGCAGCAGATGGACGGGGTTCTGGCTGCCAATGACCGCATGGCTGTTGGGGTGGTCCGAGAGGCGCTGGACGCCGGATACCACGTTCCAGACCAGCTGGCCGTGATCGGCTTTGATGACTTCGAGTTCTCCCGCTACATCCAGCCTGAACTGACCACTGTGCATTTCCCTGTTGAGCAGATGGCCGTCAAAGCCACCGAACTCCTGCTCTCACTGATGGAGAAAAAAGCCACCCTGAAAAAATTTGCTGTGCCTGTGCATCTGGTGGTGCGCCGCTCAGGCTGA